The following is a genomic window from Miltoncostaea oceani.
TCGAGGTTCACGGCGGCGGCGCCCGGGCCGACCCGGCCCTCCCACAGCCGGCGCGTCGGCCGGCCGGACTTCCTCGCCACGGTCACCCGGGCCGTCCCCGGGCGGGTCGCACGCACGACCAGCGTCGTCGCGTCGTCGACGCGGTCCGCGTTGGCGGACAGGCGGAACGGCGGTGGCTCGACGGTGACGCCGTCGTACGACATGACGACCGCGTTGCTCAGGCTCCGCGGACCCGACCAGGGGATGACGAGCTCGTCGCGCACCGCGAGCTGGGCGCTGCCGCCGGCGTCCATGGCGACAGCCGTGCGGGCGCCGAGGCCCGCCATGAGCGTCGCCTGCTCCGGGATCGTGACCCCGGGGCTCCCCTGCGCGGGGCCCTCCGCGGTCACGAACAGCCGCGTGCCGTCGCCGGTCTGCCCGACCGCGGACCGCGAGGTGCGCGCCCCCGTCTGGGCGCTCGTGAAGCCCTCGCCGGCGCCGGGGATCGGCGAGCCGTTGCGCACGAGCGCCGGGCCCCCGCCGATGGCGTCGAGCGCCCCCGCGGGGAGGGCCGCGATGGCGGCCGTGACGGTCACGCGGCGGCCGAGCGGGAGGTCGGCCACGAGTGCCGTCCCGGCCGACCCGACGCCGGTCAGCACCATGTGCCCCGCGCCGATCGTCATGCCGCCGCCCGAGCCGGTCGCGATGACCGTGCCGCTGACCGGCGTGCTCGGCGCGAGGGGCGACGGCGCGTCGAGGCGGATCCGGACCTCGTACCGCGAGCCCCCGGCGGGGGTCGTCGCCGACCCGAGGGCCGGGGTGTAGACGATGGTCTCGCTGCCGCGCTTCGCCGGGCGGTTCACGCCCTGGAACGTGCGCGGCACGAACGTGGTCGCCCCCGCCGGGTCGATCGCCTGGAACCGGCCCTGCATGGCGAGCACGACGGCGTCGAGGCCGCCGCCCGGCAGCATCACGAGGGCCGAGCGGCTCGCCTCCGGTTCGTGGACGAGGTCGCCGCCGGCGAGGAACACCCCGCTCGGGTCGTTCGTGGTGTAGCTGAAGAAGTCCCCGTTGATGCCGGCGACCGCCCCCGACCCGAGGCGCGCGCTCATCGCGCCGGTGAGCGATCCGCGCCGCACCGGCGATCCCCCGAGCAGCACCGGCGCGAGGCTGACGCGCGGGCCGAGGGGCGCCCGCACGACGTGGACCACCTGCCCGCGCCCCTGCA
Proteins encoded in this region:
- a CDS encoding phosphodiester glycosidase family protein, with amino-acid sequence MSRTRLTTLAVLLAVPGAAAAAPVEALPPPKPPAIQEVAPGVGYQRIVQGRGQVVHVVRAPLGPRVSLAPVLLGGSPVRRGSLTGAMSARLGSGAVAGINGDFFSYTTNDPSGVFLAGGDLVHEPEASRSALVMLPGGGLDAVVLAMQGRFQAIDPAGATTFVPRTFQGVNRPAKRGSETIVYTPALGSATTPAGGSRYEVRIRLDAPSPLAPSTPVSGTVIATGSGGGMTIGAGHMVLTGVGSAGTALVADLPLGRRVTVTAAIAALPAGALDAIGGGPALVRNGSPIPGAGEGFTSAQTGARTSRSAVGQTGDGTRLFVTAEGPAQGSPGVTIPEQATLMAGLGARTAVAMDAGGSAQLAVRDELVIPWSGPRSLSNAVVMSYDGVTVEPPPFRLSANADRVDDATTLVVRATRPGTARVTVARKSGRPTRRLWEGRVGPGAAAVNLDPRRLRLGDGVYVVVARHVPDDGSGVTEQRRRIIFDRTLSSLNASSNATRSGRRVTARLAVRFRLLARARVTVRVRSTSGAPIATIASGRPLRPGTHVIGWNRRVRGAVVSGPVEVTVETRGRLGLSGLVRPVTLKAPPRPRPRPARP